The Halictus rubicundus isolate RS-2024b chromosome 3, iyHalRubi1_principal, whole genome shotgun sequence genome includes a region encoding these proteins:
- the Inr-2 gene encoding insulin-like receptor-like isoform X1, with translation MMSLQEIGLHSLTTIIRGSVRFEKNPALCYVSTIEWDLIAKAGKGEHVIVGNSPMNSCPVCEKHCPQRPSNPDETLCWNQKHCQQICEPKCENNACHSNGTCCNSLCLGGCDGPSAYDCKVCKNVVTADRECRDQCPNGTLEFMDYRCIPEDMCRRMEKPREAYNVKQYPYKPFNGTCVIECPPGYTEEKVGDLRSCKKCEGPCQKECEGEMVDSIATAQKLRGCTRIKGSLVIQIRGGKNIVKELEDNLSTIEEINGYLKIVRSFSLISLNFLKKLRLIGGNDDINPKYSLLVVDNQNLQELWDWSWHKEIKIMSKGKPGKLFFHMNPKLCLYKIETLREKAGLDPFTEYEVAPNSNGDKVACNVTELKTRVGNKSPWSAVIEWEPFIHHDARSLLSYVVYFIEAPNMNVTMYDGRDACGGDGWKVDDVSISKNYSTMNSSESNVQTHFLSQLKPYTQYAYYVKTYTIATERSGAQSNLTYFRTLPEAPTTPRNFKIQSSSSNELKMSWRPPLQKNGNLTYYRIVGRWEPDDPNFINQRNYCNEPILPTDKKASSLDEEEQQKRLVVDEQTEQSITLQKSCKCSDRENDQSQREKEVSSAIAFEDALQNQVYVKRKSRRKRDLEMPTENASPTYMDKMENNTCTEFVRHIPSTNHSFVMDRLRHFAVYNVEVQACRAQEMNDTYKKCSTKSMRTFRTMPKENADNIPPDSIKISMSSENNSLTMVTLQWEEPPEPNGLIVTYQIEYKRVDIENYQPMPICITRQNFTKERKSYVLRGLQPGNYSVKVQATSLAGVGEPTDVKYFFIKEPNTLSMFWMLFWLMLCTFILLFSASFYYVYKKKFMRNATSSTLIATVNPQYVSMPYVLDEWEVPREKIEMLKSLGNGYFGMVYEGIAKDIVKGKPVARCAVKTVNKDATDRERIEFLNEASVMKGFDAHHVVKLLGVVTSGQPTLVIMELMANGDLKKYLRGHRPDGCDESNPPPKLERILQMAIEIADGMAYLATKKFVHRDLAARNCMVAEDLTVKVGDFGMTRDIYERDYYRKGSKGLLPVRWMAPESLKDGVFSSYSDVWSYGVVLWEMVTFASQPYQGLSNDQVLRYVIDGGVMERPDNCPELLYDLMKRTWRHKATRRPTFMDIVATLLDHTDKTSFQQVSFYHSVEGIEARNQNKSNSSQSDEHLELSTLQDLHEEEAEGEEDSPLRHDFGDFENFKPGSIKNSFSPRYRLNSYGENSKATTGNCHNMNSSNVPLKAGFDDFDGVSGDSIASGKDTLNLPFVEDSLKSSVKSSSFMNARSASRSNLSQLSIGNKSVSPRNSSKRSYLGSPNSSKLANPDYENGSPEILSAAERREMVPLRVDFPSMEAIDMDGAGVEKRDPVNTAEYVNKPETLNNGYIGSTTT, from the exons GGAAACAGTCCGATGAACAGCTGCCCGGTGTGCGAGAAGCACTGCCCGCAAAGACCGAGCAATCCGGATGAGACTCTGTGCTGGAACCAGAAACACTGCCAACAAA TTTGCGAGCCAAAGTGCGAGAACAACGCGTGCCACAGTAACGGCACATGCTGCAACTCGTTGTGCCTGGGCGGGTGCGACGGTCCGTCGGCGTACGACTGCAAGGTCTGCAAGAACGTGGTGACGGCGGACCGCGAGTGCAGGGATCAGTGTCCAAACGGGACGCTCGAGTTCATGGACTACCGGTGCATCCCGGAAGACATGTGCCGCCGTATGGAGAAGCCTCGCGAGGCGTACAACGTGAAGCAGTACCCGTACAAGCCGTTCAATGGCACCTGCGTGATCGAGTGTCCGCCGGGCTACACCGAGGAGAAGGTGGGCGACCTGAGGTCCTGCAAGAAATGCGAGGGTCCCTGCCAGAAGGAGTGCGAGGGCGAGATGGTGGATAGCATCGCGACGGCGCAGAAGCTGCGTGGTTGCACACGGATCAAGGGCAGCCTGGTGATACAGATCCGCGGCGGCAAGAACATCGTCAAGGAGCTCGAGGACAATCTGAGCACGATCGAAGAGATCAACGGCTACCTGAAGATCGTGCGCAGCTTCTCCCTGATCTCGTTGAACTTCCTGAAGAAACTGCGGCTGATCGGCGGCAACGACGACATCAATCCGAAGTATTCGTTGCTGGTGGTGGACAACCAAAATCTGCAGGAGCTGTGGGACTGGAGCTGGCACAAGGAGATCAAGATCATGTCCAAGGGCAAGCCCGGCAAGCTGTTTTTCCACATGAACCCGAAGCTCTGCCTGTACAAGATCGAGACGCTGCGCGAGAAGGCGGGCCTCGATCCGTTCACCGAGTACGAGGTGGCGCCGAACAGCAACGGCGACAAGGTCGCCTGCAACGTCACCGAGCTCAAGACCCGGGTCGGCAACAAGTCTCCCTGGAGCGCGGTGATCGAGTGGGAGCCGTTCATCCACCACGACGCCAGGTCGCTGCTCAGCTACGTGGTCTACTTCATCGAGGCGCCAAACATGAACGTCACAATGTACGACGGCAGGGACGCCTGCGGCGGCGACGGATGGAAGGTCGACGACGTCTCCATCTCGAAGAACTACAGCACCATGAACAGCTCCGAGTCAAACGTGCAGACACACTTCCTCTCGCAACTGAAACCGTACACGCAGTACGCATACTACGTCAAGACCTACACCATCGCGACAGAAAGGTCCGGCGCCCAGAGCAATCTCACCTACTTCAGGACGCTGCCTGAAGCGCCCACCACGCCCAGGAACTTCAAGATCCAGAGTTCCTCGAGCAACGAGCTCAAAATGTCTTGGCGACCGCCGCTACAGAAGAACGGAAACCTGACCTATTACCGCATTGTTGGCCGCTGGGAGCCCGATGACCCCAACTTCATCAACCAGAGGAACTACTGCAACGAAC CGATCCTACCGACGGATAAGAAGGCGAGCTCGCTGGACGAGGAAGAGCAGCAAAAGCGACTCGTGGTGGACGAGCAGACGGAGCAGTCGATCACGTTGCAGAAGTCGTGCAAGTGTTCGGACCGGGAGAACGATCAGTCGCAGAGGGAGAAGGAGGTCTCGAGCGCGATTGCGTTCGAGGACGCCCTGCAGAACCAGGTGTATGTGAAGCGGAAGTCTCGGAGGAAACGCGATCTCGAGATGCCCACGGAGAACGCCTCGCCAACCTACATGGACAAGATGGAGAACAACACCTGCACGGAATTCGTGAGACATATACCGAGCACGAATCACTCGTTCGTGATGGACAGGCTGCGGCACTTTGCTGTCTACAACGTCGAGGTGCAGGCTTGCAGGGCCCAAGAGATGAACGACACCTACAAGAAGTGCTCCACCAAGAGCATGAGAACCTTCCGGACCATGCCCAAGGAGAACGCCGACAACATTCCGCCGGACTCCATCAAGATCAGCATGTCCAGCGAGAACAACAGCCTCACCATGGTCACGCTTCAGTGGGAGGAGCCTCCGGAGCCGAACGGGCTCATCGTCACCTACCAGATCGAGTACAAGAGGGTCGACATCGAAAAC TACCAGCCGATGCCGATCTGCATCACCCGTCAGAACTTCACGAAAGAGAGGAAATCGTACGTGCTGAGAGGTTTGCAACCGGGCAACTACTCGGTCAAGGTGCAAGCGACAAGTTTAGCTGGCGTCGGCGAGCCTACCGATGTGAAATACTTCTTCATCAAAGAACCGAACACCCTCAGCATGTTCTGGATGCTGTTCTGGTTGATGTTGTGCACGTTCATTCTGCTGTTCTCCGCCTCGTTCTACTACGTCTACAAGAAGAAGTTCATGAGGAACGCGACTAGTTCGACGCTGATCGCGACGGTGAATCCGCAATACGTCAGCATGCCGTACGTGTTGGACGAGTGGGAGGTGCCTAGGGAGAAAATCGAGATGCTGAAGTCGTTGGGGAACGGGTATTTCGGTATGGTGTACGAGGGGATCGCCAAGGACATCGTCAAGGGTAAACCGGTGGCGCGTTGCGCCGTCAAGACTGTCAACAAGGACGCCACCGATCGCGAGCGGATCGAGTTCCTGAACGAGGCGTCCGTCATGAA GGGTTTCGACGCACACCACGTGGTGAAGCTACTGGGCGTCGTGACGAGCGGCCAGCCGACGCTGGTGATCATGGAGCTCATGGCGAATGGTGATCTGAAGAAGTACCTGAGGGGCCACAGGCCAGATGGTTGTGACGAGTCGAATCCGCCGCCAAAGCTAGAAAGGATTCTCCAAATGGCGATCGAGATCGCCGACGGAATGGCGTATCTGGCCACGAAGAAGTTCGTACACCGTGACTTGGCTGCTCGGAACTGCATGGTGGCCGAGGACCTCACCGTCAAAGTTGGGGACTTTGGCATGACCAGGGACATCTACGAGAGGGACTACTACCGCAAAGGTAGCAAAGGATTGCTACCGGTTAGGTGGATGGCGCCGGAAAGTTTGAAGGATGGCGTGTTTAGCAGTTACTCTGATGTGTGGAGCTATGGAGTGGTGCTGTGGGAGATGGTGACCTTCGCGTCGCAGCCCTACCAGGGTCTCTCGAATGACCAG GTTCTACGCTATGTAATCGATGGAGGGGTGATGGAACGACCGGATAACTGTCCGGAGCTGCTCTATGACTTGATGAAGCGCACTTGGAGGCACAAGGCGACCAGGAGGCCCACATTCATGGACATCGTCGCCACGCTGCTCGACCACACCGACAAGACTAGCTTCCAGCAAGTCAGCTTCTACCACAGCGTCGAGGGCATCGAGGCCAGGAACCAGAACAAGTCCAACTCCTCGCAGTCCGACGA GCACCTGGAGCTGTCCACGCTGCAGGACCTGCACGAGGAGGAAGCAGAAGGCGAGGAGGACTCTCCCCTTCGCCACGACTTCGGCGACTTCGAGAACTTCAAGCCGGGCAGCATCAAAAACAGCTTCAGCCCTCGGTACCGACTGAACTCGTACGGGGAAAACTCGAAGGCGACTACTGGCAACTGTCACAACATGAACTCGTCAAACGTTCCTCTGAAAGCCGGCTTCGACGACTTCGACGGCGTCTCCGGGGACTCGATCGCTTCCGGCAAGGACACGTTAAACCTGCCGTTCGTCGAGGATAGTCTCAAGTCCTCGGTGAAGAGTTCGTCGTTCATGAATGCGAGGAGCGCCTCCCGGAGCAACCTGAGCCAGCTGTCGATTGGCAATAAGTCCGTCAGCCCCAGGAACTCTAGCAAGAGGAGCTATTTAGGGAGCCCGAACTCGTCGAAGCTGGCAAATCCTGACTACGAGAATGGTAGCCCGGAGATTCTCTCGGCGGCTGAGAGGAGGGAGATGGTACCGTTGAGGGTCGACTTTCCGTCCATGGAGGCCATCGACATGGATGGTGCCGGTGTCGAGAAGAGAGACCCAGTCAACACGGCGGAGTACGTCAACAAACCGGAGACCCTGAACAACGGGTACATAGGCAGCACCACCACGTAG
- the Inr-2 gene encoding insulin-like receptor-like isoform X2 translates to MMSLQEIGLHSLTTIIRGSVRFEKNPALCYVSTIEWDLIAKAGKGEHVIVGNSPMNSCPVCEKHCPQRPSNPDETLCWNQKHCQQICEPKCENNACHSNGTCCNSLCLGGCDGPSAYDCKVCKNVVTADRECRDQCPNGTLEFMDYRCIPEDMCRRMEKPREAYNVKQYPYKPFNGTCVIECPPGYTEEKVGDLRSCKKCEGPCQKECEGEMVDSIATAQKLRGCTRIKGSLVIQIRGGKNIVKELEDNLSTIEEINGYLKIVRSFSLISLNFLKKLRLIGGNDDINPKYSLLVVDNQNLQELWDWSWHKEIKIMSKGKPGKLFFHMNPKLCLYKIETLREKAGLDPFTEYEVAPNSNGDKVACNVTELKTRVGNKSPWSAVIEWEPFIHHDARSLLSYVVYFIEAPNMNVTMYDGRDACGGDGWKVDDVSISKNYSTMNSSESNVQTHFLSQLKPYTQYAYYVKTYTIATERSGAQSNLTYFRTLPEAPTTPRNFKIQSSSSNELKMSWRPPLQKNGNLTYYRIVGRWEPDDPNFINQRNYCNEPILPTDKKASSLDEEEQQKRLVVDEQTEQSITLQKSCKCSDRENDQSQREKEVSSAIAFEDALQNQVYVKRKSRRKRDLEMPTENASPTYMDKMENNTCTEFVRHIPSTNHSFVMDRLRHFAVYNVEVQACRAQEMNDTYKKCSTKSMRTFRTMPKENADNIPPDSIKISMSSENNSLTMVTLQWEEPPEPNGLIVTYQIEYKRVDIENYQPMPICITRQNFTKERKSYVLRGLQPGNYSVKVQATSLAGVGEPTDVKYFFIKEPNTLSMFWMLFWLMLCTFILLFSASFYYVYKKKFMRNATSSTLIATVNPQYVSMPYVLDEWEVPREKIEMLKSLGNGYFGMVYEGIAKDIVKGKPVARCAVKTVNKDATDRERIEFLNEASVMKGFDAHHVVKLLGVVTSGQPTLVIMELMANGDLKKYLRGHRPDGCDESNPPPKLERILQMAIEIADGMAYLATKKFVHRDLAARNCMVAEDLTVKVGDFGMTRDIYERDYYRKGSKGLLPVRWMAPESLKDGVFSSYSDVWSYGVVLWEMVTFASQPYQGLSNDQVLRYVIDGGVMERPDNCPELLYDLMKRTWRHKATRRPTFMDIVATLLDHTDKTSFQQVSFYHSVEGIEARNQNKSNSSQSDEHLELSTLQDLHEEEAEGEEDSPLRHDFGDFENFKPGSIKNSFSPRYRLNSYGENSKATTGNCHNMNSSNVPLKAGFDDFDGVSGDSIASGKDTLNLPFVEDSLKSSVKSSSFMNARSASRSNLSQLSIGNKSVSPRNSSKRSYLGSPNSSKLANPDYENGSPEILSAAERREMVPLRVDFPSMEAIDMDGAGVEKRDPVNTAEYVNKPETLNNGNTFIP, encoded by the exons GGAAACAGTCCGATGAACAGCTGCCCGGTGTGCGAGAAGCACTGCCCGCAAAGACCGAGCAATCCGGATGAGACTCTGTGCTGGAACCAGAAACACTGCCAACAAA TTTGCGAGCCAAAGTGCGAGAACAACGCGTGCCACAGTAACGGCACATGCTGCAACTCGTTGTGCCTGGGCGGGTGCGACGGTCCGTCGGCGTACGACTGCAAGGTCTGCAAGAACGTGGTGACGGCGGACCGCGAGTGCAGGGATCAGTGTCCAAACGGGACGCTCGAGTTCATGGACTACCGGTGCATCCCGGAAGACATGTGCCGCCGTATGGAGAAGCCTCGCGAGGCGTACAACGTGAAGCAGTACCCGTACAAGCCGTTCAATGGCACCTGCGTGATCGAGTGTCCGCCGGGCTACACCGAGGAGAAGGTGGGCGACCTGAGGTCCTGCAAGAAATGCGAGGGTCCCTGCCAGAAGGAGTGCGAGGGCGAGATGGTGGATAGCATCGCGACGGCGCAGAAGCTGCGTGGTTGCACACGGATCAAGGGCAGCCTGGTGATACAGATCCGCGGCGGCAAGAACATCGTCAAGGAGCTCGAGGACAATCTGAGCACGATCGAAGAGATCAACGGCTACCTGAAGATCGTGCGCAGCTTCTCCCTGATCTCGTTGAACTTCCTGAAGAAACTGCGGCTGATCGGCGGCAACGACGACATCAATCCGAAGTATTCGTTGCTGGTGGTGGACAACCAAAATCTGCAGGAGCTGTGGGACTGGAGCTGGCACAAGGAGATCAAGATCATGTCCAAGGGCAAGCCCGGCAAGCTGTTTTTCCACATGAACCCGAAGCTCTGCCTGTACAAGATCGAGACGCTGCGCGAGAAGGCGGGCCTCGATCCGTTCACCGAGTACGAGGTGGCGCCGAACAGCAACGGCGACAAGGTCGCCTGCAACGTCACCGAGCTCAAGACCCGGGTCGGCAACAAGTCTCCCTGGAGCGCGGTGATCGAGTGGGAGCCGTTCATCCACCACGACGCCAGGTCGCTGCTCAGCTACGTGGTCTACTTCATCGAGGCGCCAAACATGAACGTCACAATGTACGACGGCAGGGACGCCTGCGGCGGCGACGGATGGAAGGTCGACGACGTCTCCATCTCGAAGAACTACAGCACCATGAACAGCTCCGAGTCAAACGTGCAGACACACTTCCTCTCGCAACTGAAACCGTACACGCAGTACGCATACTACGTCAAGACCTACACCATCGCGACAGAAAGGTCCGGCGCCCAGAGCAATCTCACCTACTTCAGGACGCTGCCTGAAGCGCCCACCACGCCCAGGAACTTCAAGATCCAGAGTTCCTCGAGCAACGAGCTCAAAATGTCTTGGCGACCGCCGCTACAGAAGAACGGAAACCTGACCTATTACCGCATTGTTGGCCGCTGGGAGCCCGATGACCCCAACTTCATCAACCAGAGGAACTACTGCAACGAAC CGATCCTACCGACGGATAAGAAGGCGAGCTCGCTGGACGAGGAAGAGCAGCAAAAGCGACTCGTGGTGGACGAGCAGACGGAGCAGTCGATCACGTTGCAGAAGTCGTGCAAGTGTTCGGACCGGGAGAACGATCAGTCGCAGAGGGAGAAGGAGGTCTCGAGCGCGATTGCGTTCGAGGACGCCCTGCAGAACCAGGTGTATGTGAAGCGGAAGTCTCGGAGGAAACGCGATCTCGAGATGCCCACGGAGAACGCCTCGCCAACCTACATGGACAAGATGGAGAACAACACCTGCACGGAATTCGTGAGACATATACCGAGCACGAATCACTCGTTCGTGATGGACAGGCTGCGGCACTTTGCTGTCTACAACGTCGAGGTGCAGGCTTGCAGGGCCCAAGAGATGAACGACACCTACAAGAAGTGCTCCACCAAGAGCATGAGAACCTTCCGGACCATGCCCAAGGAGAACGCCGACAACATTCCGCCGGACTCCATCAAGATCAGCATGTCCAGCGAGAACAACAGCCTCACCATGGTCACGCTTCAGTGGGAGGAGCCTCCGGAGCCGAACGGGCTCATCGTCACCTACCAGATCGAGTACAAGAGGGTCGACATCGAAAAC TACCAGCCGATGCCGATCTGCATCACCCGTCAGAACTTCACGAAAGAGAGGAAATCGTACGTGCTGAGAGGTTTGCAACCGGGCAACTACTCGGTCAAGGTGCAAGCGACAAGTTTAGCTGGCGTCGGCGAGCCTACCGATGTGAAATACTTCTTCATCAAAGAACCGAACACCCTCAGCATGTTCTGGATGCTGTTCTGGTTGATGTTGTGCACGTTCATTCTGCTGTTCTCCGCCTCGTTCTACTACGTCTACAAGAAGAAGTTCATGAGGAACGCGACTAGTTCGACGCTGATCGCGACGGTGAATCCGCAATACGTCAGCATGCCGTACGTGTTGGACGAGTGGGAGGTGCCTAGGGAGAAAATCGAGATGCTGAAGTCGTTGGGGAACGGGTATTTCGGTATGGTGTACGAGGGGATCGCCAAGGACATCGTCAAGGGTAAACCGGTGGCGCGTTGCGCCGTCAAGACTGTCAACAAGGACGCCACCGATCGCGAGCGGATCGAGTTCCTGAACGAGGCGTCCGTCATGAA GGGTTTCGACGCACACCACGTGGTGAAGCTACTGGGCGTCGTGACGAGCGGCCAGCCGACGCTGGTGATCATGGAGCTCATGGCGAATGGTGATCTGAAGAAGTACCTGAGGGGCCACAGGCCAGATGGTTGTGACGAGTCGAATCCGCCGCCAAAGCTAGAAAGGATTCTCCAAATGGCGATCGAGATCGCCGACGGAATGGCGTATCTGGCCACGAAGAAGTTCGTACACCGTGACTTGGCTGCTCGGAACTGCATGGTGGCCGAGGACCTCACCGTCAAAGTTGGGGACTTTGGCATGACCAGGGACATCTACGAGAGGGACTACTACCGCAAAGGTAGCAAAGGATTGCTACCGGTTAGGTGGATGGCGCCGGAAAGTTTGAAGGATGGCGTGTTTAGCAGTTACTCTGATGTGTGGAGCTATGGAGTGGTGCTGTGGGAGATGGTGACCTTCGCGTCGCAGCCCTACCAGGGTCTCTCGAATGACCAG GTTCTACGCTATGTAATCGATGGAGGGGTGATGGAACGACCGGATAACTGTCCGGAGCTGCTCTATGACTTGATGAAGCGCACTTGGAGGCACAAGGCGACCAGGAGGCCCACATTCATGGACATCGTCGCCACGCTGCTCGACCACACCGACAAGACTAGCTTCCAGCAAGTCAGCTTCTACCACAGCGTCGAGGGCATCGAGGCCAGGAACCAGAACAAGTCCAACTCCTCGCAGTCCGACGA GCACCTGGAGCTGTCCACGCTGCAGGACCTGCACGAGGAGGAAGCAGAAGGCGAGGAGGACTCTCCCCTTCGCCACGACTTCGGCGACTTCGAGAACTTCAAGCCGGGCAGCATCAAAAACAGCTTCAGCCCTCGGTACCGACTGAACTCGTACGGGGAAAACTCGAAGGCGACTACTGGCAACTGTCACAACATGAACTCGTCAAACGTTCCTCTGAAAGCCGGCTTCGACGACTTCGACGGCGTCTCCGGGGACTCGATCGCTTCCGGCAAGGACACGTTAAACCTGCCGTTCGTCGAGGATAGTCTCAAGTCCTCGGTGAAGAGTTCGTCGTTCATGAATGCGAGGAGCGCCTCCCGGAGCAACCTGAGCCAGCTGTCGATTGGCAATAAGTCCGTCAGCCCCAGGAACTCTAGCAAGAGGAGCTATTTAGGGAGCCCGAACTCGTCGAAGCTGGCAAATCCTGACTACGAGAATGGTAGCCCGGAGATTCTCTCGGCGGCTGAGAGGAGGGAGATGGTACCGTTGAGGGTCGACTTTCCGTCCATGGAGGCCATCGACATGGATGGTGCCGGTGTCGAGAAGAGAGACCCAGTCAACACGGCGGAGTACGTCAACAAACCGGAGACCCTGAACAACGG GAACACCTTCATCCCCTAA